In Sebastes fasciatus isolate fSebFas1 chromosome 8, fSebFas1.pri, whole genome shotgun sequence, the DNA window gtggggtcacattttctgacgacagccgtcagaaatggtgaccttATGTGTTGCTGGCTCCTCTGCGGTCCCAGATTAAGGTGTAACACCGGAAACACTTCATTTTGCTATCATTTAAGTGTTTCTAATAttcttaaaatgtgtgtgtgataagcCACTAAATAGAGAGTTTTGTCTTGTCTGCTAGTGTAATATATACCTTACTGTTCTTAAATTCTGTgtattattagtgttattataAACCACAATTTCTGTTCATGCTATGCATGCCGTAGTAGCAAGGATAGACAATTTGTATTGTTATATAATATGGGTTATGGCAGTTGTGGTTGAATTATTCTTTGCTATAGGATACTTTCATCATTTTGGCTCAAAAAAGGATATAATTTCTTCCATAACATGTGCAAATGCCTATTATTGTTTGTAGTTGTTTCATAAGCAGCATATTCCCTTCATATTTTGATTCCAGCTGTTCTTGTTTTAGTTGATTCATTTGCCTTAAATTAtaattgctttatttattattaagtttattatttaagtttctAGGTGCCTatgattgtttgtttatttaattaaattttgtACTCAACTATATTTGGATATATTATATACCTTGAGGTGGAATGAATGATTCAGAACCACATCCACCCACTATCCGTACACACCTTTAATATAGGTATCGCAACGATAAAGAAGTAGTTCAAGTGGAAGTGACTAAGTGACAATGAAGCCCAACTTTCCCCATCAGCATACATGTAGATAGTAACCTTGAGATATTTTCTGCTATACAGTTATAGCATCTCATAGTTTTacagcaatatactgtatagtggGCTATTTTTCACATGTCTATCATGAGATTATGACATATAAGGCTAATTATACCAAAAGATTCATCCTGCACATATGAAGTATGGATACCAGCCTATTTGATGACAGAattaaaggtcaaaggttaagTCAAACCAAAAGTAAATAGCTTACTATAAAGACAGCAACTTCGCGGAAAACTTAACCTCTATGAAGAAATTTGTGAAGTTCGTTTATGTTGTAATCTCATTACAACATCAGCATTTGAAAACAGCATTTACTCAATTTCCTCTTACAGGATAAATCACAAGGTTGAGGTGTTGAAGCATTTAaactgtcagtttaaactgaaaCAGCACAACAACCTTTCCCACGCCTTTCCTGTTCATTCAAATCAGACAGCAATATAAGCctcttttggaaaaaaaattaataaaattgtcaaaagtGTTTAAAAAAGGAAGCTGCCAAATCATTTATCATTAAGATAGTTGACTGATTCTCAAAGGATGGACTGGGAGCTAAAATAGTTTCcacttctttctgtttttctccacAGAAATGTAGTCCTGGAGTGATGAGTGAAAGATGAGTTTATCATCCGCTGTCCTCCTCATAACTTAATCTTTAAAGAtgtgatgaaaatgtgtttgagtAAGTAAGTGCTCTGGAAAAGGTAAGGCTAGTCATAGTTCCTTTGAGGAAATATAAGACACTGCTATGGTAATGTCACACTAAAAATCACTTAACCCACCGATTTTTAGTGCTCAGATTCCACTGAATTTGAAGCACAATTGAGTTGTTATTCCTACATTCATTTCCCAACTTTGTGCAAAGCATTTAAGCtcaaacaagacacaaactaAATCTGCCATTAATGAAATGGAAAGAGGAGCCCCTCTGCTGGATTTCTTCCCTCAGTGTCATCAGTGACTGGGAGAATGTAACTCAGCAGCAACGCCATGTTCAACATAAATATTTTCCCCACAACCATGGAGAGCTGGGGGAACGTCCAAGGAGCAGCTCATTTTATCACTGCGGGAAATTAGGCCCTGGTTAGAAAATGTCCTTATAGAGGAACAAAATGGTCTGCCAAGCTGAGAGGGAAGAAGGAGTCAGACAGGAATGACacgatggagagagagggagagaataaATGCTTAGatgatgtatttattatatgAATAATCACCAACATGTAGCTCAGTCATTCACACATGGATCGTCTAAAACGCCCAGAGCAGTAAAGTTTGTGCTGCGACTCTCATCAAGGGGAATTGTTGAGGACAGTTTAGTTTGGACGTTAGCCAGAGCTGTGCCAAAAGAGGAAAGGCTGATAAGACTGGGAAAAGAGCACTGTGTCCCTGTTGGTTGTTGTTGGCTGTCGGTGGCTCAGTTGCTATGTGCTTCCAAACATGTGAACAAGAAAAATGCCTGCAGGTCATAACCCCCATGAAAATAGACTACAAGTGGCAGACTagatcattttacagctcagcATGATGCTTAACAGGTCCATGGTAGAGTTGGCATGCTCTGTTCTGACCATATTTGATATAATTGTGAGCCAGACAAATTTAAACTGTTGTGCTTGGACGCATTTTGAGAATTGAACTGGGTGGCATCAGTGTGTTACACCCATGTCTGGGTCAAGGCCTCTGAGGTCATTGCGATGACAGGCTGTGATATCTGTCGGCTGTGAGGGTCAGTGAGGTGAATTAAGCTGTGATTAAACTGAAGCTTAGTAGAATTGTTATTTGCTATTTTAGTTGTTGAAGATAATATTAATTAAGCTGTGATCATAATACTTTTGGTtagttaaaacaacaacaaagatgcAGGATCCTTTAGCAGTGAAAGTGACTTCCATCTGTGGCAGTGTAGCACCATCTACTGGTCACACTGCAAACACTGACTGTGTGGTAGTTTATTTTATGCTCTTCATTCATTCGTGACTGAGTAGTACAAATGCAGGGTTTTATAAATGGTCACAGAGAAGCTGGTGAAGTGGCATTTGCCTACTTGACCTGGAAACAATTTAGAAAAAGTATAAGAAATGGGATGCAGATTTTGCAGCCGGAATTCAACTTCATCTTTCTCTCTTACATACAGGTTACCGCCTAACTGCACAACTACTGCAGCAAGACTGAGAGCAAAGGGGAAAAACAAACCACATCCGCCCGTTTGCAGCTCTTGCCAAAGTGCGAGGTTATCTGAGGTCACCTTCTGAAAAGCCTCTGAACAGACAAGACTTGCTGCGATGAGGTTTCCTAGCAACACACCCAGACCTGAATagcatcgtgtgtgtgtgtgatctgtgaagcagcagcatgaGTGAAGGTGAGAGCACCTGGGGAGGGTGATGATGTGAGGAGAGAGGTGCAGAATCCAACTTTCAGTGAGAAGATCGAGCAGAGTTCagttttccttttcctcttctgCTCATTTCAACATGTATCCGTTTTCAACTTCGCCACAAGAGGGAagcatattcttgcaaaacctGTTACAGACATCCAATATAAGACTGAATTTATGTGTGGATAGAGATGAGACCCTGAGGGCCCCATATTCATTGTGTGTCAGTTAGTTTGaggtaatttgattaattgcaatcaCCCCATGATAAAGAGAGGTAAgtgcattattaaaaaaaaaatgtattatcaGAATTTGCATATTCGTGTATGCTCCTAAAtatacttttgtttttcaaattaataCTAAAAGGGAGTCAATAGAGGCCCAcagctcatttttttttatcaatgagGCATAGTGGagtatattaaaaatatactatacagtatagTTCATCCACCATGTGTTacaaaatacttgtttattttcTTCTGCTTTTGCCAAAGCAGaatattattttctatattgtGTTGGATGAAATCTGAGTGATATTCATTTCTCTTGGTTGCTCTTCACTGTCCTTATTTTCACTCTACATCTTCATGTACAAATTGGTGGCAAATTAGAGGAATAACCGGAATGAGTGAATGGAGAAACATACCAAATGCAGATGCttccagagagggagagaggggttACTGAATGGTTTGATGAGCATGGAAATGATGTGAATCGTGCTCACAGCCCTCACGCTCACCAGATCTTGACAACCTTTTGTGCTTGTGAAATGTGATGAAACAAAGTCTACTTGAGACCCTTTTCTTTGTGAATGTTGGGTTGTGAACAGAACTATTGAGTTATGTTTTCACAactatttcacaagaaaaagctaaatttttttttaaagtaacgTTTTTTCCTTATTTCCAACCCATTTCACGACCCCTTGTGAAAATCctccattattttattttttgggtAACTTGGGGTGTCGGTAAACACAATCACATATTATCAACTCATAAGGTTGATATGGAGAGCTTGTTCTATATACACGTTGAGCAGACACAGTGCAGAATTGGTAATAATTTGGAGTTGTGTCTCTGATGAAGTCCAATACTCACTCCCCTCTCTAGTGTGGTCGGGCCTTCAATAACTCCTGAGGCAAATATTCCGccctttagctgctaaatgctccactatgttcaccagctaataGCTAACTTTCTCTATCTGCTTTTTGGTGCTGGGAAGGTACCGTACGGTGGGTTTATGTCAGCAGagtttttcactgaaaacaactTCCTGTTGCATTTGGAAACAATGCTGATAAGAGCAGTGAGAGGGTCGTGTCTATAAGGTAAATTGCGAAAACTTgtaaaaactcttgcgagactcactGCCCGACGACTTATCCTAACGTTaattattcaaggtcaatgcctaatccatctcgcgagagtttcacaatttgtgtgtgttgtttgtgagAGTGAGATTGAACCAAAACATGTTATGggttgtaaaaccaaaacaatgagctgaaagatacTAAAAAAGCCACCTAGAATTGATGGGAACTGCAGTTGGTTGAGTTGAGTGATAATTCTCTGCTGGTTTATCACTACAACTGACCTCTTTCATGTTTTGACATAGTCAAtctattcattattaatatgaaaatattgataagAGCAGCTTTAATGTGAACACCAACCAACGCTACTGTATCTTAAACTGACACAAGAAACCAGGCAAGTACTGAGGTGTTTAATAAATAACAGCatgaacaacacaacaacaataacaacaacaacattaaaagcTTGAATTCattttgtatatatacacatactgtatatattttcatatttgacTGTATAAACCATAAATATGACATGCAGTCCTCATAACTTAAAACAACCAGGACTTCTCGGACTGAGGTAGGGTCAGGGGCCAAGGGGTTGGATGGATgaagctgtttgtgtgtgtatgcatgtatgcgtgtgtgtgtgtgtgtgtgtgtgtgtgtgtgtgtgtgtgtgtgtgtgtgtgtgtgtgtgtgtgtgtgtgtgtgtttggaggtgGGGAAGAGGATTACAGTATTGGCAATAAAGCTGCAGTGGCTGTTTAGTAGAAATGTGTGTGCTTGGTTCATAGTTCAGTGGTCAGGAGTCGTCCTCCCCAGTCAGTGCCCCAGTCGTCCCGCCCAAGACTTCCGGCTGAGAACACACACGCATGCGGCGTTGATGCGGATGAAACGCCAGGCTGTCCGTTCCTGGTAGAGGGTCAGGGCGCTTacgaatatgtgtgtgttggtgcagtAGGAGTTCCAGTGGCGGCTGTCGATGCCGAGACAGCCGGAGGTGCCCGATCTGGAGCCCTGTTTGCCACCGCGGCCCCCTGGCCTTCCCCCGTTTGCAGACCCGGAGCCTCTCTGCGTGGGGGATCGGCAGGTGGTCTCATAGAAGAACTGTCTCTTCACCACGTTGTTGATTGTAACGTTGGGCAGCACTGTCACCTCATTCCCAGCTATGTCTGTGGCTCGTGTCAGGTTGCTCACCCAGGTATTCATGCTGTCACATACTGAGTACTCTCCTCGGTGCATGGTGTGCGACCCTGCTCTGCGCCTCACCCTCACCCCCCTCACCCCTTCAATGTCATAGCCCTCGCCTTCCAGGGCATCATGTGATGGGGCCACCTCGCTGAAGACAACACGGGGCGAGGAGCGGTAGCGTCTCTTGGAGAAGAGCTTGGGGTCCACCACTGGGATGGAGGGGTCAGGGGGGGAATCCGACGCAGAGCGCCCGACGACAGGGCTCCTATCCTGGGTGTGCGAAGCTGCTCGATGGGGCCTCTTGGTCCTGTGGTGGCTGGTCCTATGATGCTCCTGTGAAGAATGGTGTTCAGAAAGGTGGTCCCCCACTGCTGTCTGCTGCTGtcctgctctgtgattggctgccgTCTGCTGTCCTGCTTTGTGGCTGGCTGCCCCGGCGCACCGGGCCAATCCACCTCCCATGTTCTGTACAGCCTGGACGCCGATCAGGAGGAGCAGGACCAGTGGTGACGACCTCATGGGCACACGTCCTGAGACGAGcacaaggggggaaaaaaagttcagatATCGTGCCTATATGTCATGCTTTAtattgaaagaaaaaataatcacTTATCAAATAAGAATACCAAACATTTCTATTTTCAAGTTCTTTTCTGACATGCTAAAAATATCCAGAGAACTTAGAGAGTTAGGAAACACTCAAGGCTAAACGTGCACTCTCATGTTCGGTAAATTTACCACTTATAATGTTATTGCTGTTACAAAACCTAGGCTTATGAGTGGATGTAGGAGAATCgaacaacatcaaacaaacaataagactataaataatagtaaatacataaagaataatgaataaggactataatagttttgaagcaggcatattagaaagacattagatattaatagttttattgacttttatttgtttgaggaaAACCTACACCCACTGGAGCTTAGGTGTCCCACAACAGTGTCCCACTTTTTACCTCcttcttttaattaattaattattttatttttatttatttatttatttatttattcattcatttattttttacctcaTGGGTTACTTGTTGGATGGAATTTTATCAagctacattttaaattgtATCTTGTATAGCCTAAAAAACTAATACAAATAAtttggtgaaaaaaaagaaaaaagaataccAAACATTTTTTGGAAACACAATCCAGATattcaaatgtgaggatttgctatTTAACTTAACGTAACGTCCAATCATATTCCTGCAGGTGTATAGCACAGGTACTCCAACCTGTCAGGTATCAAAATGTCTGCTACACAGACCTGCTTCTCGTTTTGGATTACTTGTCAGGGGACTTTTCACCGGATCTCTACTTGCCATTACACC includes these proteins:
- the ngfa gene encoding neurotrophin-7; the protein is MRSSPLVLLLLIGVQAVQNMGGGLARCAGAASHKAGQQTAANHRAGQQQTAVGDHLSEHHSSQEHHRTSHHRTKRPHRAASHTQDRSPVVGRSASDSPPDPSIPVVDPKLFSKRRYRSSPRVVFSEVAPSHDALEGEGYDIEGVRGVRVRRRAGSHTMHRGEYSVCDSMNTWVSNLTRATDIAGNEVTVLPNVTINNVVKRQFFYETTCRSPTQRGSGSANGGRPGGRGGKQGSRSGTSGCLGIDSRHWNSYCTNTHIFVSALTLYQERTAWRFIRINAACVCVLSRKSWAGRLGH